The Streptomyces sp. NBC_01439 genome contains the following window.
ATCGGCTGGCCGTGCTGGACGGCGACGACCCGGCGCGTGGTGAAGGAGCGCCCGTCACGGATCCGGTCCACCGAGTAGACGATCGGCGCGGAGGTGTCCCCGGTGCGCAGGAAGTACGAGTGCAGCGAGTGCGCGGTGCGGTCCGCGGGGACGGTCCGGCCGGCCGCGACCAGGGCCTGGGCCGCGACCTGGCCGCCGAAGACGCGCGGTACCAGCGAAGGCCGGCTGGTACCGCGGAAGATGTTCTCCTCGATCTGCTCGAGGTCGAGCAGATCGAGGAGCGTCGTCAGTGCGTCGTTCATGGGGGAAGGGTAGGTGCCCCGTGTTTCGTGTCCGGGGCCCTTACAGGCCCATGGACTTGGCGATGATGGACTTCATGATCTCGCTGGTGCCGCCGTAGATGCGGTTCACGCGGTTGTCGGCGTACAGGCGGGCGATCGGGTACTCGTTCATGTAGCCGTAGCCGCCGTGCAGCTGGAGGCAGCGGTCGATGACGCGGTGCGCGACCTCGGTGCAGAACAGCTTGGCGGAGGCGGCCTCGGCCGGGGTCAGCTCGCCGGCGTCCAGGGCCTCCAGGGCGCGGTCGGAGACGGCCTGCGCGGCGTCCACCTCGGCCTGGCAGGCGGCCAGTTCGAACTTGGTGTTCTGGAAGTGCGCGACGGGCTTGCCGAAGACGGTGCGCTCGGTGACGTACTGCTGGGCGAACCGGACGGCCGCGGCGGCCTGGGCGTACGCGCCGAAGGCGATGCCCCAGCGCTCGGAGGCCAGGTTGTGGCCGAGGTAGTAGAAGCCCTTGCCCTCCTCGCCGAGCAGGTCCTCGACCGGGACCTTCACGTCGACGAACGCCAGCTCGGCGGTGTCGGAGGTCTTCAGGCCCAGCTTGTCCAGCTTGCGGCCGATGGAGTAGCCCTCGGACTTGGTGTCCACGGCGAAGAGGGAGATGCCGAAGCGGCGGTCCTCGGCCGA
Protein-coding sequences here:
- a CDS encoding acyl-CoA dehydrogenase family protein; translated protein: MRRTVFNEDHEAFRETIRAFIEAEVVPVYDEWFAAGQAPRDFYYKLGELGVFGINVPEEFGGAGLDTHKFEAVLYEETSRAGVNFGGSGVHVLLALPYIKMLADIEQKKRFLPKFVSGEEMWALAMTEPGTGSDVAGMKTTAKLSEDGTHYVLNGSKTFITGGVHADRVIVCARTSAPSAEDRRFGISLFAVDTKSEGYSIGRKLDKLGLKTSDTAELAFVDVKVPVEDLLGEEGKGFYYLGHNLASERWGIAFGAYAQAAAAVRFAQQYVTERTVFGKPVAHFQNTKFELAACQAEVDAAQAVSDRALEALDAGELTPAEAASAKLFCTEVAHRVIDRCLQLHGGYGYMNEYPIARLYADNRVNRIYGGTSEIMKSIIAKSMGL